The following coding sequences are from one Streptomyces sp. NBC_01232 window:
- a CDS encoding LLM class flavin-dependent oxidoreductase has translation MTKLRLSVLDQTPVGEDHTPDQALRASVDLARSADELGYTRYWVAEHHDSPGFASSAPEILAGTLLARTSRMRIGTGGVLLPRYDPAKVAEVFGVLASLHPGRVDLGIGRAGGPARDFPQRLADLRALLGEGGVVPHAPVPPQMWLLGAGRESARLAGLLGTRFAFGHFFSPVGGREAIEDYRARFRTSTGVRPGGALAVRVVTADSAGRAEELAQSLLLWRARKDLGQDGPLPSYETTRRHRWTGAELERAKVHRAALVSGAPEQVSATLTALAGSHGVDELIVNTLTCDPSDRRRSYELLAETFALPASLPEAAAPVAASRA, from the coding sequence ATGACGAAGCTGCGACTGTCCGTACTGGACCAGACCCCCGTCGGCGAGGACCACACCCCGGACCAGGCGCTGCGCGCGTCCGTGGACCTGGCCCGCAGCGCCGACGAACTCGGCTACACCCGCTACTGGGTCGCCGAACACCACGACTCGCCGGGCTTCGCGAGCAGCGCGCCGGAGATCCTCGCGGGCACACTGCTCGCCCGCACCTCGCGGATGCGGATCGGCACCGGCGGTGTGCTGCTGCCGCGCTACGACCCGGCGAAGGTGGCCGAGGTGTTCGGCGTACTGGCCTCCCTCCACCCGGGACGCGTCGACCTCGGGATCGGCCGGGCCGGCGGCCCCGCCCGCGACTTCCCGCAGCGGCTGGCGGACCTGCGCGCACTGCTGGGCGAGGGCGGGGTCGTCCCGCACGCGCCGGTCCCGCCGCAGATGTGGCTGCTGGGCGCGGGACGCGAATCGGCGCGACTGGCCGGACTGCTGGGGACACGGTTCGCCTTCGGGCACTTCTTCTCCCCGGTCGGCGGCCGGGAGGCGATCGAGGACTACCGCGCCCGGTTCCGTACCTCCACCGGCGTGAGGCCGGGCGGCGCGCTCGCGGTCCGCGTGGTGACGGCGGACAGCGCCGGCCGCGCGGAGGAACTGGCCCAGAGCTTGCTGCTGTGGCGCGCCCGCAAGGACCTCGGCCAGGACGGCCCGCTGCCGTCGTACGAGACCACGCGCCGCCACCGCTGGACGGGCGCGGAGCTGGAACGGGCCAAGGTGCACCGCGCGGCCCTGGTCTCCGGGGCGCCGGAGCAGGTGTCCGCGACCCTGACGGCCCTCGCCGGGAGCCACGGCGTGGACGAGCTGATCGTCAACACCCTGACCTGCGATCCGTCCGACCGCCGGCGCTCGTACGAACTCCTCGCCGAGACCTTCGCCCTCCC